A genomic window from Streptomyces sp. NBC_00234 includes:
- the gltX gene encoding glutamate--tRNA ligase: MVNGPVRVRFCPSPTGNPHVGLVRTALFNWAFARHNKGTLVFRIEDTDAARDSEESYDQLLEAMRWLGFDWDEGPEVGGPHAPYRQSQRMDIYKDVAEKLLAAGHAYHCYCTTEELDARRDAARAAGKPSGYDGHCRDLSAEQTAAYEAEGRASIVRFRMPDEAITFTDLVRGEITVQPENVPDYGIVRANGAPLYTLVNPVDDALMEITHVLRGEDLLSSTPRQIALYRALIELGIAKEIPLFGHLPYVMGEGNKKLSKRDPQASLNLYRERGFLPEGLLNYLSLLGWSIAEDRDIFDIDEMVAAFDIKDVNANPARFDLKKCEHINAEHIRRLDVDAFTEACGPWLKAPFAPWSPEAFDAEQFATIAPYAQTRVTVLSEITANVDFLFLDEPAEDEASWAKAMKEGSSDLLVTARAKLIAADWNAEALKAAVLAAGEEHGLKLGKAQAPVRVAVTGRTVGLPLFESLEILGREKTIARVDAALAKLAA, encoded by the coding sequence GTGGTTAACGGACCTGTCCGCGTACGTTTCTGTCCCTCCCCGACCGGCAACCCGCATGTGGGCCTGGTCCGTACCGCCCTGTTCAACTGGGCGTTCGCCCGGCACAACAAGGGCACCCTGGTCTTCCGTATCGAGGACACCGACGCGGCCCGCGACTCCGAGGAGTCGTACGACCAGCTCCTCGAGGCGATGCGCTGGCTCGGCTTCGACTGGGACGAGGGCCCCGAGGTCGGCGGCCCGCACGCCCCGTACCGCCAGTCGCAGCGCATGGACATCTACAAGGACGTCGCCGAGAAGCTCCTCGCCGCCGGTCACGCGTACCACTGCTACTGCACGACCGAGGAGCTCGACGCCCGCAGGGACGCCGCACGCGCCGCCGGCAAGCCGTCGGGTTACGACGGCCACTGCCGTGACCTGAGCGCCGAGCAGACCGCCGCGTACGAGGCCGAGGGCCGCGCGTCGATCGTCCGCTTCCGGATGCCCGACGAGGCGATCACCTTCACCGACCTGGTCCGCGGCGAGATCACCGTCCAGCCGGAGAACGTGCCGGACTACGGGATCGTCCGGGCCAACGGTGCCCCGCTCTACACGCTGGTCAACCCGGTCGACGACGCCCTGATGGAGATCACCCACGTCCTGCGCGGCGAGGACCTGCTCTCCTCCACCCCGCGGCAGATCGCCCTCTACAGGGCGCTCATCGAGCTGGGCATCGCCAAGGAGATCCCGCTCTTCGGCCACCTCCCCTACGTCATGGGCGAGGGCAACAAGAAGCTCTCCAAGCGCGACCCGCAGGCCTCGCTCAACCTCTACCGCGAGCGCGGCTTCCTCCCCGAGGGTCTGCTGAACTACCTCTCGCTCCTCGGCTGGTCGATCGCCGAGGACCGCGACATCTTCGACATCGACGAGATGGTCGCCGCGTTCGACATCAAGGACGTCAACGCCAACCCGGCCCGCTTCGACCTGAAGAAGTGCGAGCACATCAACGCCGAGCACATTCGCAGGCTCGACGTGGACGCGTTCACCGAGGCGTGCGGTCCCTGGCTGAAGGCCCCGTTCGCGCCCTGGAGCCCCGAGGCCTTCGACGCGGAGCAGTTCGCGACGATCGCTCCGTACGCCCAGACCCGCGTCACCGTCCTCTCGGAGATCACGGCCAACGTCGACTTCCTCTTCCTCGACGAGCCGGCCGAGGACGAGGCGTCCTGGGCCAAGGCGATGAAGGAGGGTTCGAGCGACCTGCTCGTCACCGCCCGCGCCAAGCTGATCGCCGCCGACTGGAACGCCGAGGCCCTCAAGGCAGCCGTTCTCGCGGCGGGCGAGGAGCACGGCCTGAAGCTCGGCAAGGCCCAGGCGCCGGTCCGCGTCGCGGTCACCGGCCGCACGGTCGGGCTGCCGCTCTTCGAGTCCCTGGAGATCCTGGGACGCGAGAAGACCATCGCCCGCGTGGACGCGGCGCTGGCGAAGCTCGCCGCGTAG
- a CDS encoding MerR family transcriptional regulator, protein MRLSELSEQSGVSTATIKYYLRERLLQPGARVSATQAEYDESHLRRLRLVRALLQVGGLPVATAREVLGHVDDESLGRTIRLGAALWALPHGPAPDEEAPETATARAEVDRLLGELGWTTARELGELSPVYRSLVASVATLIRLGYPCDIAYLTRQGRFMEHVAAHDLDVMETYASEAEQVETAVASAVLNEPLLMSLRRLAQSEESARRYGL, encoded by the coding sequence GTGCGACTGTCGGAACTCAGCGAACAGAGCGGCGTCTCGACCGCCACGATCAAGTACTACCTGCGGGAGCGGCTCCTGCAGCCCGGTGCGCGCGTCAGCGCGACCCAGGCCGAGTACGACGAGAGCCATCTGCGCCGGCTGCGCCTGGTGCGGGCCCTGCTCCAGGTCGGCGGGCTCCCGGTGGCAACCGCCCGCGAGGTACTGGGACATGTCGACGACGAGTCCCTGGGCCGGACGATCCGGCTGGGCGCCGCCCTGTGGGCACTGCCGCACGGACCCGCGCCGGACGAGGAGGCCCCCGAGACGGCGACCGCACGCGCCGAGGTCGACCGGCTGCTGGGCGAACTGGGCTGGACGACGGCGCGGGAACTGGGCGAACTCTCCCCCGTGTACCGCTCCCTGGTCGCCAGCGTGGCCACCCTCATCCGCCTCGGCTACCCGTGCGACATCGCGTACCTGACCCGGCAGGGGCGGTTCATGGAGCACGTCGCCGCCCACGACCTGGACGTGATGGAGACCTACGCGTCCGAGGCGGAGCAGGTGGAGACCGCGGTCGCCTCCGCCGTACTCAACGAGCCGCTGCTGATGTCGCTGCGACGTCTGGCGCAGAGCGAGGAATCGGCCCGGCGGTACGGACTCTGA
- a CDS encoding NAD(P)H-dependent glycerol-3-phosphate dehydrogenase, with the protein MTHPAKAAVFGTGSWGTAFGMILADAGCDVTLWGRRAEVAEAINTTRTNPDYLPGIELPASVRATTDPAEALRGAEFAVLAVPSQTLRANLAHWAPHLDDGTVLVSLMKGVELGTAKRMSEVIADVTKVTADRIAVVTGPNLAKEIAERRPAAAVVACQDEAVAQRLQAACHTPYFRPYTNTDVVGCELGGAVKNVIGLAVGIADGMGLGDNAKGSLITRGLAETTRLGLAMGADPLTFSGLAGLGDLVATCSSPLSRNHTFGTNLGRGMTLQEAIAATRQTAEGVKSCESVLDLARRHGVDMPITETVVGIVHEGKPPVVALKELMSRSAKPERH; encoded by the coding sequence GTGACGCACCCCGCAAAGGCAGCCGTCTTCGGAACCGGCTCATGGGGTACGGCCTTCGGCATGATCCTCGCCGACGCAGGCTGCGACGTGACCCTCTGGGGCCGTCGCGCGGAGGTCGCCGAGGCCATCAACACGACCCGTACCAACCCGGACTATCTGCCGGGCATCGAACTCCCCGCCTCGGTCCGCGCCACCACCGACCCCGCGGAAGCCCTGCGCGGCGCCGAGTTCGCGGTTCTCGCCGTGCCCTCGCAGACCCTGCGCGCCAACCTCGCGCACTGGGCCCCGCACCTGGACGACGGCACCGTCCTCGTCTCGCTGATGAAGGGCGTCGAACTCGGCACCGCCAAGCGGATGAGCGAGGTCATCGCCGACGTCACGAAGGTCACCGCGGACCGCATCGCCGTCGTCACCGGACCCAACCTCGCCAAGGAGATCGCCGAGCGCCGCCCCGCCGCCGCCGTCGTCGCCTGCCAGGACGAAGCGGTGGCCCAGCGCCTCCAGGCCGCCTGCCACACCCCGTACTTCCGCCCGTACACCAACACCGACGTGGTCGGCTGCGAACTCGGCGGCGCCGTGAAGAACGTCATCGGCCTGGCGGTCGGCATCGCCGACGGCATGGGTCTCGGTGACAACGCCAAGGGCTCCCTCATCACCCGCGGCCTCGCCGAGACCACCCGCCTGGGCCTGGCCATGGGCGCGGACCCGCTCACCTTCTCCGGACTCGCGGGCCTCGGCGACCTGGTGGCGACCTGCTCGTCCCCGCTCTCGCGCAACCACACCTTCGGCACCAACCTCGGCCGCGGGATGACGCTCCAGGAGGCGATCGCCGCCACCCGGCAGACCGCCGAGGGCGTCAAGTCCTGCGAGTCGGTGCTCGATCTGGCACGCCGGCACGGAGTCGACATGCCCATCACGGAGACCGTCGTCGGCATCGTCCACGAGGGCAAGCCGCCGGTGGTCGCGCTCAAGGAGCTGATGTCGCGCAGCGCCAAGCCCGAGCGGCACTGA
- a CDS encoding HAD family hydrolase produces MAIRAVLWDVDDTLFDYGSAAADGLSSHIEAEGLPEGYRSAQEAQDVWEELTQRHWERFAEGLTDWQGQRRDRARDFLGRPLSDAEADEWFGRHIRHYEAAWSLFPDTVPALDALAATYRHAVLSNSSLEHQHRKLTVLGVRDRFESVLCAAELGISKPEAAAFHAACEALALAPHEVAYVGNEPDIDAGGAVAAGLMGIWLDRNDRGGRPDLVRITGLGQLPGLLAGNTRFGAPDTFG; encoded by the coding sequence ATGGCGATCAGAGCCGTCCTGTGGGACGTTGACGACACCCTGTTCGACTACGGGAGCGCGGCTGCCGACGGCCTGAGCAGCCACATCGAGGCGGAGGGGCTGCCCGAGGGCTACCGCTCGGCCCAGGAGGCCCAGGACGTCTGGGAAGAGCTCACCCAGCGGCACTGGGAGCGTTTCGCCGAGGGCCTGACCGACTGGCAGGGCCAGCGCCGCGATCGGGCGAGGGACTTCCTCGGCCGCCCGCTGAGCGACGCCGAGGCCGACGAGTGGTTCGGCCGGCACATCCGCCACTACGAAGCGGCCTGGTCGCTGTTCCCGGACACGGTGCCCGCGCTGGACGCGCTGGCGGCGACGTACCGCCACGCCGTCCTGTCGAACTCCTCGCTGGAGCACCAGCACCGCAAACTGACCGTCCTCGGCGTGCGGGACCGGTTCGAGTCGGTGCTCTGCGCGGCGGAGCTGGGCATCTCCAAACCCGAGGCGGCGGCCTTCCACGCCGCCTGCGAGGCGCTCGCGCTGGCCCCGCACGAGGTGGCGTACGTGGGCAATGAACCCGACATCGACGCAGGTGGGGCGGTGGCCGCCGGGCTGATGGGGATCTGGCTCGACCGGAACGACCGGGGTGGCAGGCCCGATCTTGTGCGGATCACCGGGCTCGGTCAGCTGCCCGGCCTGCTGGCGGGCAATACCCGTTTTGGAGCGCCGGACACCTTCGGGTAG
- a CDS encoding HU family DNA-binding protein, with protein sequence MNKAQLVEAIADKVGGRQQAADAVDAVLDAIVRAVVAGDRVSVTGFGSFEKVDRPARYARNPQTGERVRVKKTSVPRFRAGQGFKDLVSGSKKLPKHDVAVKKAPKGSLSGGASTRTTTKAAAKKATAKKAVAKKATAKKTVAAAKKTTATAKKATATAKKATATAKKTTAKQAAPAKKATTAKKAVASKTAPAKKTTAKKAPAKKTTARKTTAKKATARKK encoded by the coding sequence GTGAACAAGGCGCAGCTCGTAGAAGCGATTGCCGACAAGGTCGGCGGCCGTCAGCAGGCCGCAGACGCTGTCGATGCGGTACTCGACGCGATCGTCCGCGCAGTTGTCGCAGGGGACCGTGTCTCGGTCACCGGCTTCGGCTCGTTCGAGAAGGTCGACCGCCCCGCCCGCTACGCACGCAACCCGCAGACGGGTGAGCGCGTGCGGGTCAAGAAGACGTCCGTGCCCCGTTTCCGTGCGGGACAGGGCTTCAAGGACCTGGTGAGCGGCTCGAAGAAGCTCCCCAAGCACGATGTGGCCGTGAAGAAGGCGCCCAAGGGCAGCCTCTCGGGTGGCGCTTCCACCCGTACGACCACCAAGGCCGCGGCCAAGAAGGCCACCGCCAAGAAGGCCGTGGCGAAGAAGGCCACCGCCAAGAAGACCGTGGCCGCGGCGAAGAAGACCACCGCGACCGCCAAGAAGGCCACCGCGACGGCGAAGAAGGCCACGGCGACCGCCAAGAAGACCACCGCCAAGCAGGCCGCCCCCGCGAAGAAGGCGACCACGGCGAAGAAGGCCGTTGCCAGCAAGACCGCGCCCGCCAAGAAGACCACGGCGAAGAAGGCGCCCGCGAAGAAGACCACGGCGCGCAAGACCACGGCCAAGAAGGCCACTGCACGCAAGAAGTGA
- a CDS encoding fumarylacetoacetate hydrolase family protein: protein MRIARFSIDGNVAFGAVEGEGTVESGDLVLDIIRGIPYTDFELSGTKVPLSKVRLLPPVLPNKVVAIGRNYAEHAAELGNEVPEVPVAFFKPTTSVIGSGDAIEYPSFSNELHHEAELAVVIGRMCREVPRERVKDVIFGYTCANDVTARDAQQREKQWARAKGFDTSCPLGPWVETDLDPTDLTIQATVNGEQRQLGRTSDMIRSIEDLVVHITEAMTLLPGDVILTGTPAGVGPLHVGDEVAVTIEGIGTLTNKVIKRG, encoded by the coding sequence GTGCGCATCGCCAGGTTCTCCATCGACGGCAATGTCGCCTTCGGCGCCGTGGAGGGTGAGGGAACCGTTGAATCCGGTGACCTCGTCCTCGACATCATCAGGGGCATTCCGTACACCGACTTCGAGCTCTCCGGCACCAAGGTCCCGCTGAGCAAGGTCCGGCTCCTGCCCCCCGTGCTCCCCAACAAGGTCGTGGCCATCGGCCGCAACTACGCGGAACACGCCGCCGAGCTGGGCAACGAGGTCCCGGAGGTCCCGGTCGCCTTCTTCAAGCCCACCACTTCGGTGATCGGCTCGGGAGACGCCATCGAGTACCCCTCCTTCTCGAACGAGCTGCACCACGAGGCCGAGCTGGCCGTGGTCATCGGCCGCATGTGCCGCGAAGTCCCGCGTGAGCGCGTCAAGGACGTCATCTTCGGCTACACCTGCGCCAACGACGTGACCGCCCGCGACGCCCAGCAGCGCGAGAAGCAGTGGGCCCGGGCCAAGGGGTTCGACACCTCCTGCCCGCTCGGCCCCTGGGTGGAGACCGACCTCGACCCCACCGACCTCACCATTCAGGCGACGGTCAACGGCGAGCAGCGCCAGCTCGGCCGGACGAGCGACATGATCCGCTCCATCGAGGACCTGGTCGTCCACATCACGGAAGCCATGACGCTGCTCCCGGGCGACGTGATCCTCACCGGAACCCCCGCAGGGGTCGGCCCCCTGCACGTCGGCGACGAGGTCGCCGTCACCATCGAAGGCATCGGCACTCTCACCAACAAGGTGATCAAGCGTGGTTAA
- a CDS encoding lysophospholipid acyltransferase family protein, with the protein MSRRRIGFWYRLAAVIAKPPLVVLFKRDWRGMEHIPAEGGFITAVNHNSYLDPLSYAHFQYNTGRVPRLLAKAGLFRTPFVGMMLRGTGQIPVYRETTNALDAFRAAVDAIERGECVAFYPEGTLTRDPEMWPMAGKTGAARVALLTRAPVIPVAQWGANLAMPPYAKENKFRFFPRKTLQVQAGPPVDLDRFYELEATPEVLREATEVIMAAVTAQLEVVRGEKAPAELYDHRKARAEQRRKAEGKGPT; encoded by the coding sequence GTGTCCCGCCGCAGAATCGGCTTCTGGTACCGCCTGGCGGCGGTCATCGCAAAGCCGCCATTGGTGGTCCTGTTCAAGCGCGACTGGCGGGGAATGGAACACATTCCGGCCGAGGGTGGATTCATCACCGCGGTCAACCACAACTCGTACCTGGACCCGCTTTCCTATGCGCACTTCCAGTACAACACCGGCCGGGTGCCGCGGCTGCTCGCGAAGGCGGGACTGTTCAGGACCCCCTTTGTCGGAATGATGCTGCGAGGCACCGGCCAGATCCCCGTGTACCGCGAGACGACCAATGCGCTGGACGCTTTCCGCGCCGCCGTCGACGCGATCGAGCGGGGCGAATGCGTGGCGTTCTACCCCGAGGGCACGCTCACCCGCGACCCCGAGATGTGGCCGATGGCCGGCAAGACCGGCGCCGCCCGCGTCGCGCTGCTGACCAGGGCGCCGGTCATCCCCGTCGCCCAGTGGGGCGCCAACCTCGCGATGCCGCCGTACGCCAAGGAGAACAAGTTCAGGTTCTTCCCCCGCAAGACCCTCCAGGTGCAGGCCGGTCCGCCGGTGGACCTCGACCGGTTCTACGAGCTGGAGGCGACGCCGGAGGTGCTGCGCGAGGCGACCGAGGTCATCATGGCCGCGGTCACCGCACAGCTGGAGGTCGTACGGGGCGAGAAGGCACCCGCCGAGCTCTACGATCACCGCAAGGCCCGCGCTGAGCAACGGCGCAAGGCAGAGGGAAAGGGACCCACGTGA
- the cofC gene encoding 2-phospho-L-lactate guanylyltransferase, whose product MRTKGEMATNTDLTGSWSLVVPLKPLARAKSRLGPTAGGLPRPRLALAFAQDTVAAALACPGVRDVVVVTDDPVAGAALSALGARIVADTPAAGLNAALSHGARAVRALRAGAAVAALNADLPALRPEELARVLDFSAAFPRAFVTDAARIGTTFLSAAPGVELCPAFGGPSRARHLASGAAEITLSGLDSVRRDVDTGDDLRVALALGVGPHTAGLRASAAPARDR is encoded by the coding sequence ATGCGTACGAAGGGGGAGATGGCCACGAACACCGATCTGACCGGGTCCTGGTCCCTGGTCGTCCCGCTGAAGCCGCTCGCGCGGGCCAAGAGCAGGCTGGGGCCGACTGCGGGCGGCCTGCCGAGACCCCGGCTGGCCCTGGCGTTCGCCCAGGACACCGTGGCCGCGGCACTGGCCTGCCCGGGGGTGCGGGATGTGGTGGTCGTCACGGACGATCCGGTGGCCGGGGCGGCGCTTTCGGCACTGGGAGCCCGCATCGTGGCGGACACACCGGCGGCCGGGCTCAACGCGGCCCTGTCCCACGGTGCGCGTGCGGTGCGGGCGCTGCGGGCCGGCGCGGCGGTGGCCGCACTCAACGCGGATCTTCCCGCACTCCGACCCGAGGAATTGGCTCGGGTGCTCGATTTTTCGGCCGCATTTCCCCGTGCATTCGTGACGGATGCGGCGAGAATCGGTACGACATTTCTGTCGGCGGCGCCCGGAGTCGAATTGTGTCCGGCATTCGGTGGCCCTTCGAGGGCCAGACATCTGGCTTCGGGAGCAGCGGAAATTACGCTGTCCGGGCTGGATTCCGTCCGCCGGGACGTGGACACCGGTGACGATCTGCGGGTGGCACTGGCCCTCGGGGTCGGCCCGCACACCGCCGGACTGCGCGCTTCGGCCGCGCCCGCGCGGGACCGATAG
- the leuD gene encoding 3-isopropylmalate dehydratase small subunit, with protein sequence MEAFTAHTGRAVPLRRSNVDTDQIIPAHWLKKVTRDGFEDGLFEAWRKDENFVLNRPERAGASVLVAGPDFGTGSSREHAVWALQNFGFKTVISSRFADIFRGNSLKNGLLTVVLDQQVVDSLWELTEADPTAEITVDLEKRQVLAEGITADFELDENARWRLLNGLDDISLTLQNEADIATYEAARPTHKPRTIDV encoded by the coding sequence ATGGAAGCATTCACCGCACACACCGGCCGGGCCGTCCCGTTGCGCCGCAGCAACGTCGACACCGACCAGATCATCCCCGCCCACTGGCTGAAGAAGGTCACCAGGGACGGCTTCGAGGACGGACTCTTCGAGGCATGGCGCAAGGACGAGAACTTCGTCCTCAACCGCCCCGAGCGGGCAGGCGCCTCCGTCCTGGTGGCGGGTCCCGACTTCGGCACCGGTTCCTCGCGCGAACACGCCGTCTGGGCGCTCCAGAACTTCGGCTTCAAGACGGTCATCTCCTCCCGGTTCGCCGACATCTTCCGCGGCAACTCGCTGAAGAACGGTCTGTTGACCGTCGTGCTCGACCAGCAGGTCGTGGACAGCCTGTGGGAGCTGACGGAGGCCGACCCAACGGCCGAAATCACCGTGGACTTGGAGAAGCGACAGGTCCTCGCGGAGGGAATCACGGCCGACTTCGAGCTCGACGAGAACGCCCGCTGGCGTCTCCTGAACGGCCTCGACGACATCAGCCTCACCCTTCAGAACGAAGCGGACATTGCGACTTATGAGGCGGCAAGGCCGACCCACAAGCCGCGTACAATTGACGTCTGA
- the ndgR gene encoding IclR family transcriptional regulator NdgR, translated as MDNSSGVGVLDKAALVLSALESGPATLAGLVAATGLARPTAHRLAVALEHHRMVARDMQGRFILGPRLSELAAAAGEDRLLATAGPVLTHLRDITGESAQLYRRQGDMRICVAAAERLSGLRDTVPVGSTLTMKAGSSAQILMAWEEPERLHRGLQGARFTATALSGVRRRGWAQSIGEREPGVASVSAPVRGPSNRVVAAVSVSGPIERLTRHPGRMHAQAVIDSAARLSEALRRTG; from the coding sequence ATGGACAACTCTAGCGGCGTCGGCGTTCTCGACAAGGCAGCTCTGGTATTGAGCGCCCTGGAGTCCGGTCCGGCCACCCTCGCCGGGCTGGTCGCGGCGACCGGGCTCGCACGACCCACGGCTCATCGACTGGCCGTGGCACTGGAACACCACCGCATGGTGGCGAGGGACATGCAGGGCCGTTTCATTCTCGGCCCCCGGCTGTCGGAACTCGCGGCGGCTGCCGGCGAGGACCGTCTCCTGGCGACGGCCGGACCGGTGCTCACGCATCTGCGCGACATCACCGGCGAGAGCGCGCAGCTCTACCGCCGGCAGGGCGACATGCGGATCTGCGTGGCGGCGGCGGAACGGCTGTCCGGACTCCGGGACACCGTGCCGGTCGGCTCCACGCTCACGATGAAGGCCGGCTCGTCCGCGCAGATCCTGATGGCCTGGGAGGAGCCGGAGCGCCTGCACCGGGGCCTCCAGGGCGCCCGGTTCACCGCGACGGCGCTCTCCGGCGTACGCCGCAGGGGCTGGGCCCAGTCGATCGGCGAGCGGGAACCGGGCGTCGCCTCGGTCTCGGCGCCGGTGCGGGGGCCCTCGAACCGCGTGGTCGCCGCCGTGTCGGTCTCCGGGCCGATCGAGCGACTGACGCGTCACCCGGGCCGGATGCACGCCCAGGCGGTCATCGACTCGGCCGCACGGCTGAGCGAGGCCCTGCGCCGTACCGGCTGA
- a CDS encoding DUF4188 domain-containing protein, translating to MFAKPIPGRTTAGAEGDVVVLLIGMRINHFRGVHHWLPVLAAMPRMLRELSKDKSRGLLGYTLLSGSPRTYYVVQYWESKEKLYAYAAAPDMFHRKAWAMVNRKEKKSRQHVGLWHETYIVPEGSYESIYADMPAYGLAAATGVLPIEGRGRRAADRLAHRSSGD from the coding sequence ATGTTCGCGAAGCCGATTCCCGGCCGCACGACCGCAGGGGCGGAGGGCGATGTCGTCGTTCTGCTGATCGGGATGCGGATCAACCACTTCCGGGGCGTGCACCACTGGCTGCCGGTCCTCGCCGCGATGCCGCGCATGCTGCGGGAGTTGAGCAAGGACAAGAGCCGGGGTCTGCTGGGCTACACGCTGCTCTCCGGCTCGCCGCGGACGTACTACGTCGTCCAGTACTGGGAGTCGAAGGAGAAGTTGTACGCGTACGCCGCCGCTCCCGACATGTTCCACCGCAAGGCGTGGGCGATGGTGAACCGCAAGGAGAAGAAGTCCCGGCAGCATGTGGGGCTGTGGCACGAGACCTACATCGTGCCCGAGGGGTCGTACGAGTCGATCTACGCCGATATGCCGGCGTACGGACTGGCTGCGGCGACCGGCGTGCTGCCGATCGAGGGGCGAGGCCGCCGTGCGGCGGACCGTCTCGCGCACCGCTCGTCCGGTGACTGA
- the leuC gene encoding 3-isopropylmalate dehydratase large subunit, whose protein sequence is MGRTLAEKVWDDHVVRRAEGEPDLLFIDLHLLHEVTSPQAFDGLRQAGRPVRRLDLTIATEDHNTPTLDIDKPIADPVSRAQLETLRKNCAEFGVRLHPLGDVEQGVVHVVGPQLGLTQPGTTVVCGDSHTSTHGAFGALAFGIGTSQVEHVLATQTLPLARPKTMAITVEGELPDSVTAKDLILAIIARIGTGGGQGYILEYRGSAIEKLSMEARMTICNMSIEAGARAGMIAPDRTTFDYLQGRDHAPVGEDWDAAVAYWKTLRTDDDAVFDAEVVIEAAELAPFVTWGTNPGQGAPLSANVPDPASYEDASERHAAEKALEYMGLTAGQPLRDINVDTVFVGSCTNGRIEDLRNAAAILDGRKVADGVRMLVVPGSVRVALQAVEEGLDKVFTTAGAEWRHAGCSMCLGMNPDQLAPGERSASTSNRNFEGRQGKGGRTHLVSPQVAAATAVLGHLASPADLSDVLTPAGVR, encoded by the coding sequence ATGGGTAGGACACTCGCGGAGAAGGTCTGGGACGACCACGTCGTCCGGCGCGCGGAGGGCGAGCCCGACCTTCTCTTCATCGATCTGCACCTGCTGCACGAGGTGACCAGCCCGCAGGCGTTCGACGGCCTCCGGCAGGCCGGCCGCCCGGTGCGGCGTCTCGACCTCACCATCGCCACCGAGGACCACAACACCCCGACCCTCGACATCGACAAGCCGATCGCCGACCCGGTCTCCCGCGCGCAGCTGGAGACCCTGCGCAAGAACTGCGCGGAGTTCGGCGTCCGGCTGCACCCGCTGGGCGACGTCGAGCAGGGCGTCGTGCACGTGGTCGGCCCCCAGCTCGGTCTGACGCAGCCCGGCACGACCGTGGTCTGCGGCGACTCCCACACCTCCACGCACGGCGCGTTCGGCGCGCTGGCGTTCGGCATCGGCACCAGCCAGGTCGAGCACGTCCTGGCCACCCAGACGCTGCCGCTGGCCCGCCCGAAGACCATGGCGATCACCGTCGAGGGCGAGCTGCCCGACAGTGTCACGGCCAAGGACCTGATCCTGGCGATCATCGCCCGGATCGGCACCGGCGGCGGCCAGGGCTACATCCTCGAATACCGCGGCTCCGCCATCGAGAAGCTCTCGATGGAGGCCCGGATGACCATCTGCAACATGTCGATCGAGGCCGGTGCCCGCGCGGGCATGATCGCCCCGGACCGTACGACGTTCGACTACCTCCAGGGCCGTGACCACGCCCCCGTGGGCGAGGACTGGGACGCGGCCGTCGCGTACTGGAAGACCCTGCGCACCGACGACGACGCCGTCTTCGACGCCGAGGTCGTCATCGAGGCCGCCGAACTGGCCCCGTTCGTCACCTGGGGCACCAACCCCGGCCAGGGCGCGCCCCTGTCGGCCAACGTCCCCGACCCTGCTTCGTACGAGGACGCCTCGGAGCGCCACGCCGCCGAAAAGGCCCTGGAATACATGGGGTTGACCGCCGGGCAGCCGCTGCGCGACATCAACGTCGACACCGTCTTCGTAGGTTCCTGCACCAACGGCCGTATCGAGGACCTGCGCAACGCCGCGGCGATCCTGGACGGCCGCAAAGTCGCCGACGGCGTACGGATGCTGGTCGTCCCGGGCTCGGTGCGCGTCGCCCTGCAGGCCGTCGAGGAGGGCCTGGACAAGGTCTTCACCACCGCCGGCGCCGAATGGCGGCACGCGGGCTGCTCGATGTGTCTCGGCATGAACCCCGACCAGCTGGCCCCGGGCGAGCGCTCGGCGTCCACCTCGAACCGCAACTTCGAGGGCCGGCAGGGCAAGGGCGGCCGTACGCACCTGGTCTCCCCGCAGGTCGCCGCAGCCACCGCGGTGCTGGGCCATCTGGCCTCGCCCGCCGACCTGTCCGATGTCCTCACGCCCGCCGGAGTCCGATAG